One Hippocampus zosterae strain Florida chromosome 4, ASM2543408v3, whole genome shotgun sequence genomic window carries:
- the chd9 gene encoding chromodomain-helicase-DNA-binding protein 9 isoform X8, whose protein sequence is MKSSSSSSSSSSSSSSSSSSSSSSSSSSPSEKRTPRRTHNQLDVTPLDKQEKANRIISEAIAKARQRGEKNIPRIMSPQSFPGSSSQHKSHQEHKGNGKARSKFKASRKACIVPSSTSKQKPKIGKIVIKIGKKKKRKPDSSEESDEDPPPRHTSRDSKRRSNRQVKRKKYAEELEARLSDEDGKVIVKAKKANTVASKQPAVQLFVENPSEEDAAVVDKIMSSRVVKKEVSPGVLVEVEEFFVKYKNYSYLHCEWATEGQLEKDKRIQQKIKRFKMKQAQRALFFADMEEELYNPDYVEVDRVLEVSYCEDKDTAEEVIYYLVKWCSLPYEDSTWELKDDVDQSKIEEFEQLQAAKPDSRRVERPPANLWKKREQSRQYRNGNSLRDYQLEGVNWLLFNWYNRRNCILADEMGLGKTIQSITFLEEIYRVGIKAPFLIIAPLSTIANWEREFRTWTHMNVIVYHGSVVSRQMLQQYEMYFRDSQGRVLRGAYKFQAVITTFEMILGGCPELNAIEWRCVIIDEAHRLKNKNCKLLEGFKLMSLEHKVLLTGTPLQNTVEELFSLLHFLEPARFPSENTFMQEFGDLKTEEQVQKLQGILKPMMLRRLKEDVEKKLAPKEETIIEVELTNIQKKYYRAILEKNFSFLAKGAGQANMPNLVNTMMELRKCCNHPYLIKGAEEKILEDFREVYSPAALDFHLQAMVQSAGKLVLIDKLLPKMKAGGHKVLIFSQMVRCLDILEDYLIQRRYLYERIDGRVRGNLRQAAIDRFSKPDSDRFVFLLCTRAGGLGINLTAADTCIIFDSDWNPQNDLQAQARCHRIGQNKAVKVYRLITRNSYEREMFDRASLKLGLDKAVLQSMSGRDNSLGGGGAGGAGGTGGGAVQQQLSKKEIEDLLRRGAYGAIMDEEDEGAKFCEEDIDQILQRRTKTITIESEGRGSTFAKASFVASGNRTDISLDDPNFWDKWAKKADIDMEMANGRNSLVIDTPRVRKQTRPFSSTKDELAELSEGDSDSDDTKPKVRRAHERPNSYGRTECFRVEKNLLVYGWGRWKDILNHGRFKKQLTDWDVESICRALLAYCLVHYRGDDKIKGFMWDLIAPTEDGRTKELQNHLGLSAPVPRGRKGKKMKTQSSSFDIHKAEWLRKHNPEHMLQDDGYKKHLKHHCNKVLLRVRMLYYLKQEVIGDEAQNVLNNVDASEIKIWVPEPDHSELPALWWDIISDKCLLLGVYKHGYEKYNTIRADPALCFLERVGRPDDKAIAAEQRSNDFMDGDVDDPEYKPAPALLKDDMEDDASSPGDLVVTDSAGDPVSGVASAYWPSSSVLTARLRRLITASQRYTKSRQILHIHQVQSQSQSQSQLQMPIMMSAPLVQPQPAAALLLPPAVLTDPFNPKMAAKIERQQRWTRREEADFYRVVSTFGVVFNPTLRCFDWTKFRAMARLHKKTDESLQKYLCAFAAMCRQVCRLPPKEGDSAVDPSLNIQPITEERASRTLYRVELLRQVREQVLRHPLLYERLPLCQMSSDLPAWWEIGTHDRDLLIGAAKHGVSRTDYHILRDPDLGFMAAQRSYSQTKAIPQHSLGFTPLLQPQYQASVSASAVPPPAPRDLESGGVIPKAEPPSVGEETKEKAKDNWSPIRAQETPTGVVEDKPESEGQMVAARTKPLTPNSSERKPKKASKRGRRERRTSGTDSGGSSSSSSSRSSSSSSSSSSSSSHSGSSSSSSSSSCSSGSSSSSSSSSSSDDSDSEGENGKKKVPAAPIVKGFDEDSVASLGTAHHDAQDTHAAQNGVTNSVPHPFQAGGYMLAASHWPKDRVIINRLDSICQAVLKGKWPGTRRVYEPGGPVASFYTTKLLDGSLCEDPSASPQGSKVTEHVAESKEFSVKLNDQEGGLKLTFQKQGLPLKRALDSEEVPQAQQQQYLARLHDLQSASDTGLADITKPQCSFQNVPSGLAGTMRLNGVLDSQPVVKRRRGRRKNVEGMDLLFMNRTQIPDQGAPGWGGIGQVGMPPVPGYNHQTSGPGPEDMDSRIPVINLKDGTRLAGDDAPRRKDLDQWLKEHPGFVADTGAFIPGVNKMPLQFHVQDGRPKQKRHRCRNPNKIDVNSLTGEERVQIINRRNARKVGGAFAPPLKDLCRFLQENPEYGVPPEWADVVKQSGYLPASMFDRILTGPIVPEEVSRRGRRPKNPLVKAATAAMMPNSAAAAAASSSLGLNPLLANGLLAGMDLSSLQAFQQNLQLTAGLMGLPPSDAGNLAASNLAAMFPMMLSGMAGLPNLLGVSGLLGKNEEGGAGGGGSEDKEMGLGSGGATGEPCALSGERTKGADAATSSQSASSTSSPLPLNPLLLSSILYPGMLLTPGLNLPVHNAQPDHTPLPPPTPPPPSSPQAPAVKAETLEDDDDDDDDDDEESGEHKDNSGKAESSSSDSGSSSSSSEDSDSSKD, encoded by the exons GAAAATTGTCATCAAgattgggaagaagaagaagcgaaaGCCCGACTCTTCCGAGGAGTCAGACGAGGACCCTCCGCCTCGTCACACTTCAAGAGACTCG AAGAGACGCTCTAATCGTCAGGTGAAGAGGAAGAAGTACGCCGAGGAACTGGAGGCCAGGCTGTCAGACGAGGATGGCAAGGTGATCGTCAAAGCCAAGAAGGCCAACACTGTGGCGTCCAAGCAGCCTGCGGTGCAGCTCTTTGTG GAAAACCCCAGTGAAGAAGACGCCGCTGTCGTTGACAAAATCATGTCCTCTCGCGTCGTCAAGAAAGAG GTTTCTCCGGGTGTGCTGGTTGAAGTGGAAGAAttttttgtcaagtacaaaaaCTA ctccTACCTCCATTGCGAGTGGGCCACGGAGGGCCAACTGGAAAAGGACAAGAGGATCCAGCAGAAGATCAAACGCTTCAAGATGAAACAGGCGCAGCGGGCACTTTTCTTCGCCGAC ATGGAAGAAGAGCTCTACAACCCGGACTATGTCGAGGTGGACCGTGTGCTCGAAGTGTCTTATTGCGAGGACAAGGACACAGCAGAG GAAGTGATATACTACCTGGTGAAGTGGTGCTCGCTGCCGTACGAGGACAGCACCTGGGAGCTGAAGGATGATGTGGATCAGAGCAAAATAGAAGAGTTCGAGCAACTGCAGGCAGCTAAGCCGGACTCGCGCAGAGTG GAGCGGCCCCCAGCCAACCTGTGGAAGAAGAGGGAGCAATCACGCCAATACAGGAACGGCAACAGCCTCAGGGATTACCAGCTGGAGGGGGTCAACTGGCTGCTCTTCAACTGGTACAACAG GCGTAACTGCATTCTGGCCGACGAGATGGGCCTGGGTAAGACTATCCAGTCCATCACCTTCCTGGAGGAGATCTACCGCGTGGGCATCAAGGCGCCTTTCCTCATCATCGCCCCGCTGTCCACCATCGCCAACTGGGAGCGCGAGTTCCGCACGTGGACACACATGAATGTCATTGTGTACCATGGCAGTGTTGTCAGCAGGCAAATGCTACAACAGTACGAGATGTACTTCAGGGACTCGCAG GGCCGTGTGTTGCGCGGCGCCTACAAGTTCCAGGCGGTCATCACCACGTTCGAGATGATCCTGGGGGGCTGCCCCGAGCTCAATGCCATCGAGTGGCGCTGTGTCATCATTGACGAGGCGCATCGCCTCAAGAACAAGAACTGCAAGCTGCTAGAAGGCTTCAAGCTCATGAGCCTG GAGCACAAGGTCCTGCTGACGGGCACTCCTCTCCAAAACACAGTGGAGGAACTGTTCAGCCTGCTGCATTTCCTGGAGCCGGCACGTTTCCCGTCGGAGAACACCTTCATGCAGGAATTTGGAGACCTCAAGACTGAAGAACAG GTGCAGAAGTTGCAGGGCATCCTTAAGCCAATGATGCTGCGGCGTTTGAAGGAGGATGTGGAGAAGAAGCTGGCGCCCAAAGAGGAGACCATTATCGAGGTGGAGCTCACCAACATTCAGAAGAAGTACTATCGCGCCATCCTGGAGAAGAATTTCTCCTTCCTGGCCAAGGGAGCAGGCCAGGCCAACATGCCCAACCTGGTCAACACtatgatggaattgaggaagtGCTGCAACCACCCCTACCTCATCAAAG GGGCAGAAGAGAAGATCCTGGAAGACTTTAGGGAGGTCTATAGCCCAGCTGCCCTGGACTTCCACCTGCAAGCCATGGTGCAGTCTGCCGGGAAGCTGGTTCTCATCGACAAACTGCTGCCCAAGATGAAAGCCGGCGGGCACAAGGTGCTCATCTTCTCCCAAATGGTGCGCTGCCTGGACATCTTGGAAGACTACCTCATTCAGAGAAG GTACTTGTACGAGCGGATAGACGGTCGGGTTCGTGGGAACCTGCGACAGGCAGCCATCGACCGCTTCAGCAAGCCCGACTCAGACCgcttcgtttttttgttgtgcacacgAGCCGGCGGGCTGGGGATCAACCTGACAGCAGCGGATACCTGCATCATCTTCGACTCGGACTGGAACCCACAGAACGACCTCCAG GCACAGGCTCGCTGCCATCGGATTGGTCAGAACAAGGCGGTGAAGGTGTACCGCCTGATTACCAGGAACTCATACGAAAGAGAGATGTTTGACCGCGCCAGTCTCAAACTGGGTTTGGACAAAGCGGTATTGCAGAGCATGAGCGGCCGCGACAACAGCCTGGGAGGAGGCGGCGCTGGTGGAGCAGGAGGTACTGGGGGAGGG GCGGTCCAGCAACAGTTATCCAAAAAGGAGATTGAAGATCTGCTGCGACGCGGAGCCTACGGCGCCATCATGGACGAAGAGGACGAGGGGGCTAAGTTTTGCGAGGAGGACATCGACCAGATCCTCCAACGGCGAACCAAGACCATCACTATCGAGTCTGAGGGTCGAGGGTCCACCTTTGCCAAG GCCAGTTTTGTAGCATCCGGGAACCGCACAGACATCTCGCTGGATGACCCCAACTTCTGGGACAAGTGGGCAAAAAAGGCAGACATCGATATGGAAATGGCCAATGGCAGA AACAGCCTGGTTATCGACACGCCTCGCGTCAGGAAGCAGACGAGGCCCTTCAGCTCCACGAAGGATGAGCTGGCAGAGCTGTCGGAGGGCGACAGTGACAGTGACGACACCAAGCCCAAAGTCAGGCGAGCCCATGAGCGGCCCAACAGTTACGGACGCACAGAATGCTTCAGAGTGGAAAAGAACCTGCTGGTATATGG GTGGGGCCGCTGGAAGGACATCCTCAACCACGGTCGTTTTAAGAAGCAGCTGACCGACTGGGACGTAGAGTCCATCTGTAGGGCACTGCTGGCCTACTGCCTGGTACACTATCGTGGCGACGACAAAATCAAAGGGTTCATGTGGGACCTGATTGCACCCACAGAAGATGGCCGCACGAAGGAGCTGCAGAATCACTTGG GTCTGTCTGCGCCTGTTCCCCGGGGCCGCAAGGGCAAGAAGATGAAGACCCAATCCAGCTCGTTCGACATCCACAAGGCCGAGTGGTTGCGGAAGCACAATCCGGAGCATATGCTCCAGGACGACGGCTACAAGAAACACCTCAAGCACCATTGCAACAA GGTGCTGCTCCGGGTTAGAATGCTGTACTACCTGAAACAAGAGGTAATCGGCGACGAGGCCCAGAACGTTCTGAACAACGTGGACGCTAG TGAGATCAAGATCTGGGTACCGGAGCCGGACCACTCGGAACTTCCGGCCTTGTGGTGGGATATCATCTCTGACAAGTGTCTGCTGTTGGGGGTCTACAAGCATG GTTACGAGAAGTACAACACCATCCGAGCAGACCCTGCACTGTGCTTCCTAGAGCGTGTTGGCCGACCAGACGACAAGGCCATCGCTGCCGAACAGAGAAGCAATGATTTCATGGACGG GGATGTGGATGATCCAGAGTACAAGCCTGCTCCAGCCCTGCTGAAGGACGACATGGAG GATGACGCCTCCTCTCCGGGGGACTTGGTTGTCACTGACAGTGCCGGAG ACCCTGTTTCGGGAGTAGCCAGCGCCTACTGGCCCTCGTCTTCCGTGCTCACTGCCCGTCTGAGGCGACTGATCACGGCCTCGCAGCGTTACACCAAGAGCCGACAGATCCTGCATATCCACCAAGTGCAGTCGCAATCGCAGTCGCAGTCGCAGTTGCAGATGCCCATCATGATGTCTGCGCCACTCGTCCAACCGCAACCGGCGGCGGCGCTACTGCTGCCGCCAGCAGTTCTCACTGACCCGTTTAAccccaagatggccgccaagATTGAACGTCAACAACG ATGGACCAGGCGGGAAGAAGCCGACTTCTACCGAGTGGTCTCCACATTTGGCGTGGTCTTCAACCCCACGCTGCGGTGCTTCGACTGGACAAAATTTCGGGCGATGGCACGGCTGCACAAGAAGACGGACGAAAGCCTGCAGAAGTACCTGTGCGCCTTCGCCGCCATGTGCAGACAGGTTTGCCGCCTGCCACCCAAAGAAGGAG ACTCTGCGGTGGACCCATCCCTCAATATCCAGCCCATCACGGAAGAACGGGCGTCACGCACTTTGTATCGGGTGGAACTGTTGCGCCAGGTGAGGGAGCAGGTCCTTCGCCACCCGTTGCTCTACGAGCGCCTACCGCTGTGCCAGATGAGCTCTGACTTACCCGCATGGTGGGAGATCGGCACCCATGACCGGGACCTGCTCATTGGCGCCGCCAAGCATGGCGTCAGCCGCACGGATTATCACATACTCCGGGACCCCGATTTGGGGTTTATGGCGGCCCAGCGCAGCTACAGCCAGACGAAGGCCATTCCGCAGCACTCGCTAGGATTCACGCCGCTCCTGCAACCTCAGTACCAGGCATCGGTCTCTGCTTCGGCAGTtccaccccctgcccccaggGACTTGGAGTCCGGCGGGGTCATCCCGAAAGCAGAGCCCCCCTCGGTCGGTGAGGAAACCAAGGAGAAAGCAAAGGACAACTGGAGTCCCATCCGAGCGCAGGAGACCCCCACAGGAGTCGTGGAGGACAAACCCGAGAGCGAGGGACAGATGGTGGCAGCAAGGACAAAGCCCCTCACGCCCAACTCATCCGAGAGGAAGCCCAAGAAGGCCAGCAAGAGGGGCCGCAGGGAGAGGCGGACATCAGGGACTGACTCGGGCGGCTCGTCGTCCAGCTCTTCGTCGCGCtcgtcctcatcttcctcctcatcctcttcttcctcgtccCACTCCGGGTCCAGCTCGTCATCGTCTTCGTCGTCCTGTTCCTCTGGCtcttcctcgtcgtcctcctcctcctcttcttcggaTGACAGTGACAGTGAAGGAGAGAATGGGAAGAAAAAAG TGCCTGCAGCTCCAATCGTGAAGGGTTTCGACGAAGACAGCGTGGCATCACTAGGCACCGCGCACCACGATGCGCAAGACACCCACGCGGCGCAGAACGGTGTCACCAACAGCGTGCCACATCCTTTCCAGGCAGGGGGCTACATGCTCGCCGCCTCCCACTGGCCGAAG GACCGGGTCATCATCAATCGTCTGGACAGCATATGCCAGGCGGTGTTGAAGGGCAAATGGCCGGGCACGCGGCGCGTCTATGAGCCCGGAGGCCCCGTGGCATCCTTCTACACCACCAAGCTCTTGGACGGCAGCCTGTGCGAGGACCCCTCAGCTTCGCCACAGGGGTCTAAGGTGACCGAGCATGTTGCAGAAAGCAAGGAGTTCTCAGTCAAGCTGAACGAT CAGGAGGGAGGTCTGAAGTTGACCTTCCAGAAACAGGGGCTACCTCTGAAGAGAGCCCTGGACTCGGAGGAGGTACCCCAAGCCCAGCAGCAGCAATATCTGGCTCGGCTCCACGACCTGCAGAGTGCCTCCGACACGGGCCTGGCCGACATCACCAAGCCGCAATGCAGCTTCCAGAACG TACCTTCAGGTCTTGCTGGCACGATGAGACTGAATGGTGTTCTGGATAGCCAGCCAGTGGTGAAGAGGCGAcgggggaggaggaagaatgTTGAGGGCATGGATCTGCTCTTCATGAACAGGACTCAAATCCCCGATCAG GGTGCTCCCGGGTGGGGCGGCATCGGCCAAGTGGGTATGCCTCCAGTGCCGGGGTACAACCACCAGACCTCTGGGCCGGGCCCGGAGGACATGGACAGCAGGATTCCGGTCATCAACCTCAAAGACGGCACCCGGTTGGCCGGAGACGACGCTCCCAGGAGGAAAGATCTGGACCAGTGGCTGAAGGAGCACCCGGGCTTTGTGGCCGACACGGGCGCCTTCATCCCC GGCGTGAACAAGATGCCCCTGCAGTTCCACGTGCAGGACGGGCGACCCAAGCAGAAGAGGCACCGCTGCAGGAACCCCAACAAGATCGATGTCAACAGCCTAACGGGCGAGGAGCGAGTGCAGATCATCAACAGGAGGAACGCCCGGAAG GTCGGTGGAGCTTTTGCACCTCCTCTCAAGGATCTGTGCCGCTTCCTTCAGGAGAACCCGGAGTACGGCGTCCCACCTGAATGGGCCGACGTCGTCAAACAGTCG GGTTACCTCCCAGCGAGTATGTTTGACAGGATCCTGACTGGTCCCATCGTTCCTGAGGAAGTGAGCCGGCGAGGGCGGCGTCCGAAGAATCCTCTGGTTAAAGCGGCGACGGCGGCAATGATGCCTAactctgcggcggcggcggcggcgtcctcCTCCCTGGGCCTCAACCCCCTGCTGGCCAACGGGCTCCTGGCGGGCATGGACCTAAGCAGCCTCCAGGCCTTCCAGCAGAACTTGCAGCTGACCGCGGGCCTCATGGGTCTGCCCCCCTCGGACGCCGGAAACCTGGCGGCGAGCAACCTGGCCGCCATGTTTCCCATGATGCTCTCGGGCATGGCGGGGCTGCCCAACCTGCTTGGCGTGAGCGGCTTGCTCGGGAAGAATGAGGAAGGAGGCGCGGGCGGCGGAGGGTCCGAGGACAAGGAGATGGGACTCGGCAGCGGTGGCGCGACAGGAGAGCCGTGCGCCCTCAGCGGGGAGCGGACAAAAGGCGCCGACGCTGCCACTTCCTCCCAAAGTGCCTCGTCCACCTCCAGCCCTCTTCCTCTCAACCCTTTGTTGCTGTCCAGCATACTTTACCCAGGGATGCTTCTCACTCCAGGCCTTAACCTCCCCGTGCACAATGCGCAGCCTGACCACACGCCACTtcctcctcctactcctccccctccttcttctcctcaagCGCCCGCCGTCAAAGCGGAAACTTTGgaagatgacgatgatgacgacgacgacgacgacgaagagtCGGGAGAGCACAAAGACAACAGCGGGAAAGCAGAGTCATCTTCATCTGACTCCgggtcctcttcttcttcctcagaAGACTCCGATTCCAGCAAGGACTGA